A region of the Paenibacillus rhizovicinus genome:
AAAAAACGCAGGATATGTTGCGTATCCTGCGTTTTACTCTGTTTTTCTTACGTTTGCTTCTTCTTTGTGAAGATGCCGACGAGATTATAGAAATTAACCACGACGCCGATCGAACGTTCTGCAACGGAATGAACGAAGTCTTTGGAGATTTTCAGCTCGACAACTTTGCCGAGTTCATCATAGGTCATATCGACAGCTTCGAGAACGGCTTCTTTCTTCTGCTCGCCGTTACCTTCAACTTCAAAGGTCTTTACGAGCTCAGCGACCATGATCAGAATAGCCGGCGTAATCGTGAGGTATTGCACAGCAGCTTTAATCATATTAGACACTCTCCTCTTCATTTGGATCCGCAGTCCGGCGATTCCGAGACGTTTTGGATCTGGTTTGCTTGGCTTTGATTTCCGACTGAACCGAATTGATGATGGCTTTTGGAATCCACTTTTCCCATCCTGCCCGGACCGAGTTCGCTGTTAAGCTGTTCCAGGTATGAAAGATCAGGCCCGATGTTACGCCGTAGAAGAAAACGCCTGGTGTATGAAAGACGAAATCTAGCATGTTGGCGGCGGCCGGAAAACAGAGAATGAAAATTGTTCGAAGGATTCCGTTGATACCATATTCAGATGCATAGGTCCCATCCTTCCTGGAAGCTGCGATGCCGCTAATCCAATCCATGAAGATGAAAAATGCATAAATACCGATTAGCGACATCCTATCCTCCCCTGTCCCATAAATGGTTTCTGCGAACGATCCGATCGCAGCACCAGCGACACCAATAAAGATCTTCACAGGGGTAATGAAATTCTCAAAATCGAATGTTTTGTTCGACAAGAACCTTTGCATCATTCCCAACCTCCTTTCTATCTCGAATAATTTAGTCTTACAGCATGGAGACATGGATTTACACCGTTGTTGGGATCTGGATACAGCTTGGTTTTCACCCAAAGTGTCCTGGCATATTGGCCAGTCCACTCGTAGCTTTGCAGCGGCACCAGAGTCCCATCCATCTCTTCTTTCAACACCTCGTACTCGTAAATCGCTCCATCCAAGAGATGGTCCAGCTTAGTGTCGTAGCTGAAGGCAGAGCGATTGAGAAAGACGTGATCGATGGATTCTATGTTGTAAATACCGTCCATGCTGAAAGGAGATAGAATGAAGCCTCCGCCTGGTTCGAACATTGTCAAAAGGACACTTATTTCTTGAGCGCCAAGAACGAATACCTTCTTGCCATTCAGATCAATTGGGTTCTTCTGAACCAGTGTGATGCGGATCTTCTGCACCGGGACACTTGGAAAGTACCATTTCTTCCGAGGTGCAAATTCATACGTGTCGATCGATGATATCTCATCCTGTGTGAATCCTTTGATCTGCTGCCACGCATTGGCGTAATGCATTTCTATGTTTTGGATCTGGATGCCACGCTCCGGATGCGGATGAATCGTAATCGTATTGATGTTCAGGTTATTGACGAGATGGCTCGGCAGCTCTATCTCCAGAACAGCGTCTTCTTGGTCCGGCGCCGCCGAGAAGTCATAGCTGACCTTGCGCTGCCAGAAACTTTCATTGTCGCCATTAAAGGCGTTTATCACGTCATTATCGGATACCGTACCACCGGTGTTCGTTCGGCCCACCTTCACCTTCAGCTCGGAAGGAACGATGATTTCGCCCGATTTATCATTGACCAGATGTGTCTTTGGAATCTGGTGGATAATCGGCAGCGTGACCAGCCGGTACGCCGGGTCCACGTCGCATCGAAGCGCTGTGTCCGCAAGCTCCTGCGCAGCCGCCGGATACTTGGCTTTCATATTCAAGGCGAAGGTGGATTTACTGAAGATGGGCTCATACGGCGTTACTGCCTCAATGCCGGTCAGCTGCTCTTCCATGCTGGCCATCTTTGATTCCAGGAGGCTGATGTACTGCTGCTGCGCCGCATGTTCCGCAAGCACGATCTGGTGGACCTCTGTCAGCTGCGCTAGATTCTCATTGCTTTGCCGATAGAGCTCCACCATTTCCAGGTACTTGTCATCTTCGTTTGTATTGTAATCGTGAGAGGACGTGGGACCCCTGAACTGGGCCCCGCCGCCTTTACTTGTAGGCATTCTCATATTGACTGTACCTCCGTTCCACTTCCCCCATCCGATCGCTCAGACGCTGAATCCGGTCATGGATCTCGCTCACGCCGACCATGCGCTGGTTCTTGATAGGAACCGTGACGGTATATTTAACATCCAAGAGCCCATCCTGTAACGCATTACTCATGAACATCAAGTACCCATTGTCGATTGAATATTGATTAGAGCCTAGCAGGGCCCCATTCAATTCTACCATGAGGGATTCAAATTGACCCGCCGCCGCACCGGGCACCAGCAGGTACGAAAGTTGGCTGGCTGTTGCGGTGAATGTTTTCTCTCCCGAATACGTAATATTTTCCACCGGTTCTTGCGATTCCCCGTGAATCCATGCAAATATGCTATCTTGCTGCTGATTTGTCACAGAATCAATGTCCTTAAAGTTTTGTCTGATATCATAGATTTCTTCTTGATGGTCGGATAGGAACTTCTCGGATTCCCGCTGCCCTCGGTGCCGGGCATTGCGCTTCATCATGTTGGGCATCTTGAGCGGCCGATCCGCCGGTTCGATTGTTTTCCATTCCATTCCGATCACCTCGCTCTGACTTCGATCAGATTTATTTTCGGAGAGATATGCGGGACGTTCTCCTCCCGCTTCAACATCGCTCGCAGCACCACTTGATTGTTCTGTGCCTCGCTGTCTTCGACTTCATAAGAAAGCTGGAAGATGCAGCTCTTGGGCAAATAATTTAACACGACCTGCTGCTCGTAGATGGCGAAACAGTCCCGGCTGTTCGGAGAGATGTTGTAATACAGCGTGTGAGCATCCACGAGCTTGAGCGGCTCTTTATCAGCTCGCACCCTCTTCTCCAGTGCAAGGTTGAACTTGCCGAGGTAGGTTTCATTCGGCAGCTCTGTCTCGATAAAATCCTGGCGCATCTGCATGTTGCCGAAATGATACAGCACCTGGATCTCGTTCCAGCCTGGTTCTAGGGTAATTGTGACTTCCTCGTTGGAGGCGACAAGCCGTTTCTGATTGACGTATACGGCGAAGGCACCCATCCGCTTCTTCGGTCCATTCTCCTGGCTCTTTAGAATGGCCAATGACATCGGCACGACTCGTGTCTCGTCGCTTTGAATACACGTCGTGAACCGATAAAAGTTGTCCGTGCTGCCGCCGCCGTCCCGCTTGAGACTTAGTGTATTGCTGATCGCCAAGTAATCGATCCGCACCGCCTCTGGCCGGTTATCGTACTGATCCTTCCACGAACCATTCAACGGCATCGTGCCGTCAAACTTCACATACGTCCTCTCCCGGCGCCACTGATTGATTCCTCGCATCAGCACTTGGTTGCGCATCTCCTCGAAGTCATGCGGCAACGTGCCGTCGCCATCGTCTTTGATCAGGCGGAACACCTGCATACCGTTCTTGATCTCGAGCGTCGGCTCCGCTTTGGCCATCTCCACGAACTTGGTCGGCCGAGCCGAGAACTCCACGACCTTGGCATACTTCGGCGTGGTCTCATCCAGCGAGCTGATCGGAAACCAGAGCAGCGTGTCCAGATCCTTGCTCTCGTCATAGGAGGCTACTTCGTAATCGACCTCCGTACCATGCGGGATCTCATGGCCGGCCTTGATGGACACCTGATTAATGTTGGGCGTATCGAATACGATCGGTGTCGTGTAGAGGATACCCTCGCTCACATAATCCTTCTTGCTGGCTGTAATATTCTTGGCTCCGAAATAATACTGGTACACACCGCCGCTGTAATCGTCGTGATCCTTTTTCTCGAAGCTAAAGCGAATACCCTTTACTGTAATCTTGGAGAAGCTCCATACCGATTTATCAACGACTTTCCGTTTGTCCTTCTCGCCTGGGATTGGGGAGAACGTGAGACCGTCATACGTATATTCCAGCTGCATGAAGACTGGCTTCACGCTGTGGGCGACATACACCACCTCGTTGATCTCTTCTTCTTGTGGGAACACCACAATCAGCTCTGCCTGGATCGTTGTTGGCGCATCGACTTTGACGACCTGCCACCAGGCAGAATTGATGTCATCATCAAACGCATTGTTAATAGTCTCGAGGGCGGCATGAACCACGTTTGCCGTAAGCGAATTAAACTTGGCTTGGGATCCATTCAGAAGAACTTTATTACTGTTGCGTTCATTCTCCCGCAGCGTCACTTGACGATCCTTCAAGTTGATATAAGCTGTTGTACGTTGGCCATTTACGGAGGACATGTCATAGAAATTCAGAATGTTGGCGTCCACATACCCCGCTCCGTTTTGGGAAACAAGCAGGAGTTGATCAACCTTTTTTGAGATACCAGCTAGGAGGTTCCACATCTTCTGCCGCTCCGTATCCGCAAAGGTGAAGTCGGACATAATTCGGGTGGTCTGCTGAATCGTCGCTTCATAGGCGTCGGAGATGTCTTGATGAATGAGCCTAATATCGCTGTTATACAAATCGGTGTCGGACTTTTGCCTGCGAAACAATTTCGTAGCTTTGAAACCGGGAGCTCCAGGGACATTGCCCCCGGAGCCATTGGCCAAAGTGATACGTAATGGTTTGCAGCGTCGGATATTTGCCTTCCAGCAAATAATATTTCACGATCTTTTCGATCGCCCGTGTAACTTGGATCTGCCTGATTCCCATTGAATATCACCCGCTTCTTTTATACTGGACAGAGAACTTTATAGCTCCATGCTGTTGAGCCTGAACCGATGACAACGACTTTAATGAAATCGACGCCGTTATACGGATTGTAGTAGAATGACAAACTATTTGTTCCGGATACCGGTCCACCGGTTTGCGCCACTAGCATATCTTGATAGTACACTTGCATTTCATCTGGAACTGTTTGCATGTTGTAGTCGATCACGACATTGCCTGGCGTACCTCCAAGCTTATGGAAGTTGGTTGTCGTACCAGCGCCCCCGGATTGCGATTGTACACCGCATGCGTATACATTGCCGTCGCTGGAGCACGTAATAATGTTGACCTGCTTTGTGGTGCTCGCCGTCGTTCCGCCAACCATTGTCACTTCAAAAAATGAAGGTGTACATGCCCGGAGAGAGCGTGTCCTTGGAGATGGTAGTCGAGAATGACCTTACCCGAATGCACCATTGCCGGTGTACCAAACATGCCCAGTAGTATCGCTGATCTTCACGGTGCTAACACCTCGGCTATCCCCACCGATAACATTCATACCAACAGCCAAATCCTTATTGCTGCACTCTATGCCAGAGACAACAGCATCTATGGTTGGTGGCGGCGTGCATTGACGGAAGATGGTCGTCGTCGCCATATCCGTTCGCCCCTCCATGTCCTCAACAGTAGCCGTCAGCGTGATCGTTTGACCGCCCGTATAGGTATTGGCTGGCACAGTGATACTGTAGCTGCCGGTCGTTGTTGAACCATTGACGTTTTGCTGCGTCCATGTCCGGCCAAGATTATCTACGACCTTATAAGATTTAATGCGACGCTGCGCACTGACTGATCCGCTAAACGTCCAACTGACGTCATTACACGTATCGATTAAAGTGCTGATCGTAATATCCGGCGAACAATTCATGAGCGTAAATTCCATAATTGGTTTGTTCGGTGTCGATACGACAGTTGGACTCACCTGATCGCTGTTGTTCGTTGCCCATCCCGTTACACGATAGTCGCCCGGCTGCAGAGAGCTCGTGTTGATCGTAAAGTTGAAATCAATCCGTTTTTGGCCAGTGCCTATGATACGGTACGGCGACATATCGATTAGATCGCCGGTGAAGAAGAACTTCACTTCTTTTAGGCCATCAAAGTCCTCTGCGTATCCCTTCACTTGAATAGCGTCCATGATGCAGGCCTGAATATGGCTGAACGGGAATGGCTCGATGTAAACGTGGGGCACATTCGGCGGATTGGCCGGATCAATACCGATGTCGTCATCGTTTTGTTTGGAGTCATCAATCGGACAATGGTTGTTCGTGAACTCCTCCATGAACTTGAAGGCCACGTAATCGTTGACGTTCATCATGCTTGGCGCATTCGCATAGTTTCCGGCTTTGATCTCGCTGATCCATGGGCAGTTCACGATTTCCTTTGGCTCACCAACCATGAGCTCGTAATGACGAGTACCCTCTGTTGCAAAGGCTACTTCTTGGGACCATGCCTCTTTTGAATTGCCATAGTAATCGGAGAACTTGATCGCCACGCCGGTGACGTGTGCGTTATAAGAGCCGGCGCCTTCTTTTAACTGCTTTACCATAACAGTTACACCATTGAACATATCCGACCAGCCAATCATCATCTTCACGTCGCCCATCATGACGGGCGTGCTGCCGAGCCCATCCATAGGAATTACAGCCCGCTCCAGCTTGTCGGTATTCGGATCATAAAATTGTACGATGATTCCGTCCCATAGAAGACAATCTCGCTGCGGGCCATTATCCGGATCGTATGGTTCGACTGGAGGGTCTGTTAGATCCAAATCCTTCGTGTGATCTCCGGGCTTGAAATCATGCGAGATTAGACAATGTTTGCTCGTAAAGTCAGCATCGAATGTGAAGATCACGTAGTCGTTCTGTGCGCCGATCGCCGGTGCAGTGGAGAAGTCTCCATTCTGTGCTGCCGTAATCCAGACACTTGGGTTTTTCGAAGATGGCTCGCCGAGCATCGCCCCGACGTTTTTGGCGCCATTAGACTTGCTAGCCACGGCGGCGGCCCACGTCGTGATCTCCTTATCGTAATTGTCCTTGTACACCACGCCAATCGAGGAGAGCTGAAATGCAGTGCCGCTGGAATCATAGCTTTCAGTCATCATGACAATGACGCCGTTGTTTGCTGCGTTCCATCCGAAGGTGACTTTATCCCCGTTCCCGTTATCCAATTCGTAAGGAAGCCAGTCATACGGAATGTCGATGGATTCCAGTGTTTTGGTGTCACGATGGTAATATTGCACCAGCAGGGTGTCGAACAACATGCAGTCACGGACTTTGACCGGCGGCGGCGGTATCGTGCAGTCCTTCAGAGAAAGCACGTAGCTGTCAGTATCGACATTGCCTTTGCTGTCGTATCCTTTCACCTCAATGGAGATGGTTCCGCCCATCAGGTATTTATCGGTAGGGACCTTGAAGTTATAGGCCATCTCCGTTCTGTCGCCGACTCCCTTTTTCTCTTCGACCACTTCTCCGTTGATCAGAAGCACGACTTTGGTGATTCCAAATGGCCCGTCAACAACACCGGACACGGGTAATTGATCGCCATGACAAAGGGACGCCAGTTTGTTTGTGATCCTCACGTTTAATTCCGGATGATCCGGATCTGGCTCATCTCCGTCATCATCGACGGGTGGTGGCGTCTGCGGATGTTCATCTGGATCCGGCGGTGGCGGTGGATCTCCAGCCGACGGTGGTGATGGTGGGAAGTACGGTGGGTCGATCACCTCGTCGCCGTCTCCTGCGTCCTCGTATGCTCTGCGGCTGGAGGCCTGGCTGTCCGATGCCTCGCCCTGCAGATACGCCTTAATAGTGAATCCCTTTAAGATGGGTGATGTATATTTCTCACTCACGCCTCTCCCCCCGTTTCCGCCGGCCGTTCAAATAGCATTCGCATCCGGATACTGTACACCGGATATTCTGTTTCCAGATACCCCGGCCGTGGGTTCGCCTGTTGCGACTGCTTCTCTACTTGCTGAATCGTGTAGATCTTTGGCGCCATCGCCTCGTCAGAGCTGCTCGCCATTTGCCGGCCCATTGGCGTAATGTCGTGCCAGGTCGCTCCATCATCAATTGATACCTGGTACTTGATGTACTGCGGCATTTCTTCTCTGACGTCGAGTGTGATTTTCTCGAGCGGCTGCTCAAAGTAGTACGGCTCCGTGACGATTTCACCAGTAGCTTCGTATTCGGTTGAGAAGATCTCGATGTCCCGGATCCCAATACAATACCGCCATCCCTCAAATCGTTCGATGCCCATTTCGATGTTCTCGTCGTTCAAACTGTATTGCACGTTGGAGATGATGTTCTCCATTGATTGCGTCGTGCCGTCCGGCGTCTGCGGGCCATATGTAGCGTCTACAGAGGTGGGCGTCGCTTTAACCTGAACACCCAGATCCTGCAGCGCAATCTGCGGACCCTCGACTCGTGGCAAATGCGTCGGTGAATATTCCTTATTGATCGTGTCGAATACATAGTCCGGGCCGTTTTCGATCTGCCGCTTGGCCTCATAATAGATGTGGCCAATGTCCGTAAAGTATTTCTCCGGCTGCTCAAACAGGATCGTGATGACCTTCGCCGTGCGTGGCGAGAAATGGAACGTGTAGTCGGAATCGAGCTTGGCGCTGGTCATCACTGATAATGGTGCGCTCGTGCCGTCCGAAACCAGGATATCTTTGACGATCGCCGTTTTGGCGCCATGGTTGGGCGGCGTGTACATATTCACATTGATTTGGTTGATCAGCGATTCTTCAGCCAGGATAACCTGCAGATTCAGCTTCAGCACTCCGCCGTCAGGATCTCGGGCGAATCGAAGTGTCTGGTTCCCATTCACTTGATAATCCCATCCGAGATTCTTGGCCACCGCTTGTTTGTCTTGCTCTCGCACATTGACGAGCTCGTATTCGAACCATGTGTTTGCGTCGCCATCCAGCACAACGCCATATGCACCATGGTTGTTCTTCTCGCCCACGAACCGGTATGTGTAATCGTTGTTCGTTAAGGAGCTGCCCGGTGACACGGTGATCTCATGATTATTACCAGGGAAGCCATTGGACTCGCTGCCGATAATGAAATTCTTGTAGGTCTTGTTGCCGGGAACAATCGTAATCGTGGCTTCTTTGCCGACGCTTGACTGGCTTGTCTGGCCCAGTGTGACGGTGCCGTTCTCGATATGCGCTGGCGTCCCGCTGATCCGATCAAAATCAATCTTATCGTTATTGGCGAAGTCGTTACGGCAGAAAACGATCTGGCCGTTGACATTCAGGTTGGACGAGAGTAGCTCCAAATCCTTGAGCTTGTCGGCGATCTGGTCGAACTCGGCCTGGAGCATGCTTTGCTGCACGACGTTATGATTGAAATCCGCATACAGTGCCCGGCCGATGATATCGACTTCTTGAAAGAGCAGATCCATATCCTGTTTAATCTCGCCCATCATATTGTTGAAGTCGGCACTCCATGGGGGGCCGCCATCGACCGCATATCGAGGAATCATCATTGGCTGGCCGGCTGATACGAAGAAGTCCTGAAACGCCTTGAAGACTGTTTGAATCAGCTTGGTATCCGACTTGATCGTGCCATCATCGAACTTGGCCTTTGCCTGCTCGAACTGGAAACGGGCCTGCAGATAAAGCATCTGCGAGTTATTTTTAATCGGCTCATTAGACATTGCGTACCTCCTGGTCATAGCTTTGGCAGCGGAGCGTGTAATTGTAAAGGGCCGGCGTAATGCTCTCATAACCGGCATGATTGCGGCGCAGGATGGCTTTAAGCCGAACGTCGGTTGTTAGGTAGTAATAGTCAACCGTTATATCTTTGAGCTCATCAACGGTCGGCGTGGTTGGGAAATAAATCTTGCTACCGATCTGAGCGAATACCTTCTCGCCGCTTGTCGCTTGTAACCGCTCCTTGTCATAAGTCCCGTTCGTGTAATTGGTGATGTTCGTATACTCTACTCCGCCGACCCGCACGATGATCGGGTAGTACATGTCGGCAGCATTGAACTGGCTGCTGTCTTGGTTGTAGCGCTCGTTCTCCCCGTCGTAGCTGAAAACTTGCTCCCGGAAAATGTAAGGCGTATGCTTCAGCGTGACCGTGTAATTGGCATCGACCGCATCGAACGTTTCACCCGTCTCCCCATTGTCATTGATGTATTGCAACGGCTCAATGAGCGCCTGATCGATATCTACGAAGTAGGCGTCGTCGGATGGCTTGTAGCTTGCGGTATATGTGCTGGCCGGTGAATAGAAGTCTCTCAAAATGCCGATCTTCTTGCCGTCAACTGAGAGCTTATACATGAATGCTGGGAGTGGCTCGCCATTTCTCCGAATCGTTACTGTGTCGTTCGAGATAGCCTGGAAGCGGAAGCTAAATTGGATCGTGTCTTTCAGCTCTTCATACTCCTCACCCACGGTGTTGCCCATCAAGAGTTCGCCTTCGACATAGGCTTTGTTGGATGGCAGGATCGGTTTCCAGGATCCCGGATCCGGATTCTTGGTGTACCCCAGGTAGAATTCGATGTCCGTGATCGGCGCCTTGTCGCCCTGATCCATGTCAATTGTCTGATGCTTCTCCACTGTAGTCAGTGTGACTGTTTTCAGGTTGCTGGCCAGCGGCAGCGGCTTCGACACATAAATCGACTGCTGGTTGTAGCGGCGGCCGACGATGCTGATGTTGTAGGCGCCATATAGATAGGTGTATTTGGATACCGGCTGCCACTCGCTCGCCAACGTCCCTTCTGTCTCTGCCTGAGTCTTCTTCTGATTCGGCGCAATGGCTCGCAGTGCTAGCTGCATTGGGTTGGTATACTGGCCGGTCTTCACGACCTCCATGGCCTGCTTGGCGGCATCGAGCACGCCTTTTGCCTGTTCTCCCTTTTCCTTTGCCCAGTCCTGAAGAGCGGTGAGGTACCGACTCCATCCAGAGATTTCGTTTTTCTTGTCGAACTCAGCGATGGACTCGCCCGGCTGTTTGAAGTCCTGTGTCAGCTGCCGGTTGCCGGCGATCTTATCCCAGAGCTCAGCTTGATTGGCTTCATCCTTATTGACGATAAAGTTCTCTTTCGCATAGTTCTCTTGGCGAATCAACACTCGGAGCTTGGATATTTCTACAGAAGGAAATTGGAAGCTCATCTGTGTGTTGGACGTTTGGCTGCGCTGATATGGACTCTCGTGAACTGGTGTGACGAGCTCATACACGTTGCCGTCGTACACCGATGATTCGTAGCCGTGAATACTAACGATTTGCATCGGGAATCCACAGTATGGATCGAAGGTGATTTCTGAGACAGGCGTAACACCGTTCAGGGTAATTTCTAATTCACAAAGCGCTCCAGTGGTCGGTGTGTTCTTGTAGTCATGATTCCAGATATCGTCAATGTTGTGCTCAAGCGGTGCATCCGCCAAAATGACCTCCGCCCAGAAGCTTTCCTGCGAGCTGTCGATCGCATAATCAATCGTGTACTTCGGATTGCCGGCAACCATGCCGGTCCGGTTTTTCACTTCAATGCGAGCCAGCTTGGCGCCATAGGGATTCTTGAGCTGATCAATCGTCTGTGCTGAAGAGAGCTGCAACCGGTCCACCACCGTTTCGGCCATGTACTCCGGAGGTAAATAGTTGCCCTGGCGTTCTTTCTGCAGAAGCAGCAGCGCATCGCTGGACGTTTCTGTATACTGCGGCGCCTTGAACTGTTCATGAACACCGGATAGGAATCCATCCGTGTTGGACATGACCAGCTTGTGCCGCTCTAACCTGGAGTCCAGGGCAGCGATCTTCTTTTGAATATCGGCCAGCATGGAGCGAGTGAGCTGCTGGTTATCGGTCAAAAGACGGTCGAGCTGATCTGAAACATCAAAGAGTGTGGCCAGATCGAACTCAATCTCCTGCATATTGGCGTTATAGGATTCGGAGCTGGTCAGCTCGGATTGATTGCGGGGCGTGAACGTCGGTTTTCCGTCCCGCCGGTCCAGGCCCTTGAGCAGCCGCTCGAGTTCTGCAGCCAGCTCGGTTTCCGACTTGATAATACCTTGACGCTGGCGGCTTTCCAGTAGCTCCATCAATTTCTTTCGCTGCGTCTCCGGCATGGTTAAGAGAAAATCATTAAGGAACTTACCCACGATGTCACCTGCTTTCTGTTCGTAATGATGCCGGCTTTGGCGGCGTCAGGCCTGGTGGCCAGCCATAATTCTGTTCTTCTTTCTCGTACTCGTTATAGCAAGACCCGCAGCAAGTATATGTCCAGTCGCCGTTTCGCCGCTTTTGTGTGAACACATTTTTCCTGGTATTCACCCGAAACCAAACCTTGCACTTATCACATTTCCAATCACCGATCAGCCACCGAGCAATGTGATATAAAATCCAAGCAGGGATAATAATCCACCCGAACAAGATCCAAAATATTGGCATCCTAAAAATCATGAGAACCCCTCCTATGTAGAGAGGCAGCCGAAGCTGCCTGTGGTCATTTCGTTATGAGTCCCTGATCGCCATCAAACGGCAACCATGATTTGCTGAGCTCGTCCCATTTTTCAGCGATGAAGTGCGATAGATGTGGGTGATCATTGTACGACCACGTTGCATGCACAATGCCATCGACTGCACTGATGTTGAGTCCCTTCGGCGTAATGCCTTCTTGGACGATCTCCTTCTGGTTCCGCATTATGGAGAAGTCGGCCGTCCAGTCCGTTCCCTTCATGGCCGTAATATCGGTTACGATATCCATCAAGAGCTTCTCGAATTTAAGCAGGCTCTCCATGATCGGGCTCGATTTGGAGATGACGGTTTCAAGCAGCAGCATTAGGAAGTCTTCCGGCACATCCTTAAATGACAGGCGCACCGGATAGTAAAGGCGAACCGAAACCATCGGGGCATCGCTCAGAAGAACATTACCGTCCGCATCGATCGTGCCCTCTATCATCTTGCCGCTGTCATTAAGGATGCCTTGATTTCCTGTTACATCAAGGACCGTAACTCGGCCGGAAACGAACTCCACGTTTTCCTCTTTCGGAATGGTAAGTCGATCCGACACCAAGCGATCCGACACTTCAAAGCGATATGGCATCACGACATCCCGGTTGCTAAAGTCGGCTCCAGCTTGTCCAAGCTCTTGGATTTTCCGCAACCGATAATCCAGCTTGACGCCATCTGCAAGCGTGCTGTCCACCGAGGAGATGGCGTTATTAATTTCCATGCTCAGGTAATCAGGGACACTTGCCCCGCCCGTGGCATTTTCTGCGATCTGAATAACCTGCTTTTTGAGATCGTCCAGCAATTTACGCAGACGTTGACCCTTCGCTGCAACGACGCCATAGGTTGCCGTGTTCAGCTCAGCAAGCGCATCTTCGGCTTTTACGATTGCAGAAGTCGCTTGCACCCGTATGCTGCTGACCTGCGGAATAGCAGCCAGGATCGTTGCCTTGTTTTGTAGCCACGATTCCATACCGTCCTCTACCTCATTGAGCTTAGACTCAAGTCCGTTGACGAAAGGCACTATATCTCGTGTATCTTTAATCGGCATCTCGTTCACTCCTTTAACAAGATAATGGGCCGCCCCAATGGGCGGCACCTCGTCAGCCATTACCATTATAATATCATGTAATGCGTTACACGGAAACTATATTTCTGTCACTTCAAGACTGTCGTCTTCATCATGATACTCGATGATCGGCAAGAGCCCGTATGCCTTGTGCTTGGCAATCGATGCTTGGATCTGCGATTCAGTGAATGTCTCCAGCAGCTTGCGTGGCAAATGAATGATCATGACGCCATTCTCTTGGTATGCCTCGCCGTCGAAATAACCAATATCCCAGTGGTGTAAGCTCTCCTTGTTCACTCGGGCGATGATTTCCCGACTGAGCTGCTCGTCGAGCCCCCCACCTCGGGAGCGGGTGTCCAGAATTACCATGTCCTTGTAAATGTCCGAGTTGGCCTGAACAAAGACTCGGCCAAGCCGAAGCATTGTCGAATCGAACATGCCGTCTTTCGGATTAAACCAGTAGTCCTCGTCCGTATGGTAGATTGATGCTGTTTTGAGCGTGCCGGCAATCAGATCTGTGCTTGTTTCCGTTGCGAGCCAGATGCCTGTTGGTTTCAGGTACACGTTGATCTGGCGGACCAGCAGCTCGCTGCCTGGCGCCTCTATGATCGCATATTCTTCTACCTTTTCATTCACCGGCACCCAGCGGTGG
Encoded here:
- a CDS encoding phage holin family protein, translated to MMQRFLSNKTFDFENFITPVKIFIGVAGAAIGSFAETIYGTGEDRMSLIGIYAFFIFMDWISGIAASRKDGTYASEYGINGILRTIFILCFPAAANMLDFVFHTPGVFFYGVTSGLIFHTWNSLTANSVRAGWEKWIPKAIINSVQSEIKAKQTRSKTSRNRRTADPNEEESV